One genomic window of Methanofastidiosum sp. includes the following:
- a CDS encoding magnesium transporter: MFALIICAFADIFAGIYLTKMIDFLILLPGILTMLPATIDMRGNIYASMGSRLSTGLHTGEITPSLRDSKLIAENVYSSLIQTVTMATVIAFFAMLGGFLIGNQTIGFIHLFFISLFASLVAAIGLIVTTILVAVFSFKKGLDPDNMSSPLIASIGDILNVVSLFAVGILSFSLSKNFMIFSSLTISTIIVLFSLFSVRNSYYAKKILKESMAFLAVCAFLSTLAGSLLDKNLEFIGIFPLLLVLSPLFNAENGNIGSILSARISTSFHLGQAEITFLPKIKILKEFSYTFAITIILFPLLAIMAFGLSTLLNIPSMAFLTLFKISILVAIISSFAGMLTSYYLTYFSIRTNFDPDNVVIPLLTSVMDIASVVILILVSSAVLF; this comes from the coding sequence ATGTTTGCACTCATAATATGTGCTTTTGCCGATATTTTTGCGGGTATTTACCTAACAAAAATGATTGATTTCTTGATTTTATTGCCTGGAATATTGACCATGCTTCCGGCCACAATTGACATGAGGGGAAATATTTATGCTTCAATGGGTTCAAGACTTTCAACAGGTCTTCATACCGGTGAAATAACTCCTAGTCTACGAGACTCAAAGTTGATAGCAGAAAACGTTTATTCTTCTCTTATCCAGACTGTCACAATGGCCACTGTAATCGCTTTTTTTGCGATGTTGGGGGGCTTCCTTATTGGCAATCAAACGATAGGATTTATCCATCTCTTTTTTATTTCACTATTTGCATCTCTTGTCGCTGCAATTGGTCTCATTGTAACTACAATTTTGGTTGCCGTTTTCTCTTTTAAGAAAGGTCTTGATCCTGACAATATGTCTTCACCTTTGATTGCATCAATTGGCGATATTCTAAACGTCGTATCTCTTTTTGCGGTAGGCATTTTATCATTCTCTTTAAGCAAAAATTTTATGATATTTTCTAGCCTTACAATAAGTACTATCATTGTTTTATTCTCACTATTTTCTGTGAGAAACAGTTATTATGCAAAAAAAATATTAAAAGAATCAATGGCTTTTCTAGCTGTATGTGCTTTTTTGAGTACTCTTGCAGGTTCACTTCTTGACAAGAATTTGGAGTTCATAGGCATTTTCCCGTTATTACTTGTTTTGTCGCCTCTTTTCAATGCGGAGAATGGGAATATTGGAAGTATTCTCTCTGCAAGGATTTCTACTAGCTTTCATTTAGGCCAGGCAGAGATAACGTTTCTCCCAAAAATAAAAATATTGAAGGAGTTTTCATATACATTTGCAATTACTATAATTTTATTTCCTTTATTAGCCATAATGGCATTTGGATTATCAACCTTACTTAATATACCCTCGATGGCTTTCTTGACACTTTTCAAGATATCGATTCTTGTAGCAATTATATCTTCATTTGCCGGTATGCTGACTTCATATTACCTTACATATTTCTCAATTAGAACAAATTTCGATCCTGATAATGTGGTAATACCTTTACTTACCAGTGTGATGGATATAGCAAGTGTCGTTATTTTAATCTTAGTTTCATCCGCTGTTCTTTTTTGA
- a CDS encoding helix-turn-helix domain-containing protein, producing the protein MKKIIAKDKRDLIKKLRADLSNNDEKIYINMRPSVDIMVEVLEHAPNVKYILCPKSLYSLTSIRVKKALERVGVLLVPFGEGAGRPNKYDDETVGKLKKMYELGVPVKEISKSLKIPLRTVYHIANEEYMDKIQ; encoded by the coding sequence TTGAAAAAGATAATTGCAAAGGATAAAAGAGACCTTATAAAAAAGTTAAGAGCTGATCTTTCTAATAATGATGAAAAAATCTATATTAATATGAGGCCATCAGTTGATATAATGGTTGAAGTCTTAGAACATGCGCCAAACGTAAAATATATCCTGTGCCCAAAAAGTCTCTATTCTCTGACCTCAATTCGTGTCAAAAAAGCATTGGAGCGTGTCGGAGTACTTCTCGTTCCTTTTGGAGAAGGTGCCGGAAGACCAAACAAATATGACGATGAAACAGTCGGCAAATTAAAAAAGATGTATGAACTAGGGGTTCCGGTAAAAGAGATATCAAAAAGTTTGAAGATCCCTCTTAGAACGGTTTACCACATTGCAAATGAAGAATATATGGATAAAATCCAATAG
- a CDS encoding DUF530 domain-containing protein: protein MSLISRISSYLDTLKYSVNPDKLNDSDYFLVTYLKLKKDYEELISIRRKIEFLGYQNPYFVIKGIKDAQDPYFRKRAMEKKICFDNIQHAIAAHRVAIGQLIDAMGFEKDGVIYAGHEAIKFTEEGGEGKFIFSPDGVYRLGIMKYLSFSGEYMKTLFSLDKTERENYRKIMDMLGDKSKSKPSSKKRIPQEYGMMGGPKDYSPFKKENFPYKRDFYDEAIDLGRPPIYDKHIRKVLSIAYAPFGIDAICEDIALFYLKKTYMERKIYGGPFPTIDPEPNEALLGRFYKTVLLKEEMMNTLKDMNLKEKNSLVAAISYYLISEDYDKALLFFSLDNNEFESALIRAENYGVIPKERKYLLERVVKSGEKKDITKKFLQELKGAQD, encoded by the coding sequence ATGAGTCTAATATCAAGGATTTCTAGTTATCTTGATACGTTAAAGTATAGTGTAAACCCTGATAAGTTAAATGATAGTGACTACTTTCTTGTCACATACCTAAAACTAAAAAAAGATTATGAAGAATTAATCTCGATTAGGAGAAAGATAGAGTTCTTGGGATACCAAAATCCCTATTTTGTTATTAAAGGTATCAAGGATGCGCAAGATCCTTATTTTAGAAAAAGAGCAATGGAAAAGAAGATATGTTTTGACAATATCCAGCATGCCATTGCGGCACACAGAGTTGCTATAGGTCAGTTAATAGATGCAATGGGATTTGAAAAAGATGGCGTGATATATGCTGGTCACGAAGCCATAAAGTTCACAGAGGAAGGTGGCGAAGGGAAATTTATTTTTAGCCCTGATGGAGTGTATAGATTGGGAATAATGAAATATCTTTCTTTTTCTGGAGAATATATGAAGACTCTTTTCTCATTAGATAAGACGGAGAGAGAAAACTACCGGAAGATAATGGATATGTTAGGGGATAAATCAAAGAGCAAGCCATCTTCTAAAAAGAGAATTCCTCAAGAATATGGGATGATGGGGGGTCCAAAAGATTATTCACCTTTCAAAAAAGAGAATTTTCCATATAAACGTGATTTTTATGATGAGGCGATTGATCTGGGTAGGCCCCCAATATATGATAAACACATAAGAAAAGTCCTTTCTATAGCCTATGCACCATTTGGAATTGATGCAATATGCGAGGATATAGCACTCTTCTATCTGAAAAAGACATATATGGAGAGAAAGATATACGGCGGGCCTTTTCCAACAATTGATCCAGAACCAAACGAAGCTTTGTTAGGAAGGTTCTATAAGACTGTATTATTGAAAGAAGAAATGATGAACACACTCAAAGACATGAATCTAAAAGAAAAAAACAGCCTAGTTGCTGCAATTTCATATTATTTAATATCCGAAGATTATGACAAAGCATTATTATTTTTCTCTTTAGATAATAATGAATTTGAATCTGCCTTGATACGGGCTGAAAATTATGGAGTAATACCAAAAGAACGTAAATATCTTCTTGAAAGAGTAGTTAAAAGTGGGGAAAAAAAGGATATAACAAAGAAATTTTTACAAGAACTCAAGGGGGCTCAAGATTGA
- a CDS encoding FAD-dependent oxidoreductase: MRYVIIGNGAAAIGAIEGIRVNDKENEIILISKENCLSYSKPQLYKMLNQDSLESIYYRDEEFYRFHKVTTMLNKCLKSVDFNKKILLLEDDKIKYDKLFIATGAKANVPQIKGFEGEIYSFTNIEEALKLKESLVNKDKIAILGGGLIGVKLSEYLHKMGKEVILIVSSEGVLSSIGDQKISEILNNEIIEKGVKLLLSTKVIEAKKEGSKIELKLEKDIIVCDAIVSCKGVKPEIFPFEKTELSINHGIKVDENMKTNIEDVYAAGDVTEVYNHFENSYCNIPILPNAYSGGYCAGINMSGGDIKMDTIYPMNSLQIFDVQMITMGLLRPSEKDEVLYLFNSEKKIYRKLVIRDGKLIGAALLGDIDRAGILNNLIRNNLDISSIKDELLNNKINFYAIPRKMREGIVKLYTEGIK; encoded by the coding sequence ATGCGATATGTTATTATTGGAAATGGGGCGGCAGCAATTGGAGCCATTGAAGGTATAAGGGTAAATGACAAGGAAAATGAAATTATATTAATCTCAAAGGAAAATTGCTTATCTTACTCAAAACCTCAACTATATAAAATGCTAAATCAAGATAGTTTAGAGAGTATATATTATAGAGATGAAGAGTTCTATAGATTTCATAAAGTCACAACAATGCTAAATAAATGCCTAAAATCAGTTGACTTCAATAAAAAAATTTTATTATTGGAAGACGACAAAATAAAATACGATAAATTATTTATTGCAACTGGAGCCAAAGCCAATGTGCCGCAGATAAAAGGCTTTGAAGGTGAAATCTATTCATTTACAAATATTGAGGAAGCTCTAAAACTCAAAGAATCCCTTGTGAATAAAGACAAGATTGCTATTCTTGGGGGTGGTTTAATTGGCGTCAAATTATCCGAGTACCTACATAAGATGGGAAAAGAAGTGATTCTTATAGTAAGTTCTGAAGGTGTCTTAAGCTCAATAGGAGACCAAAAGATTTCTGAAATCCTTAACAATGAGATTATTGAAAAAGGAGTCAAATTATTGCTTTCGACAAAAGTAATTGAGGCTAAGAAAGAAGGTTCAAAAATAGAACTTAAACTTGAAAAGGATATAATTGTCTGTGATGCAATAGTGTCTTGTAAAGGTGTAAAACCTGAAATATTTCCATTTGAGAAAACAGAACTTTCAATTAATCACGGCATAAAAGTCGATGAGAATATGAAAACCAACATTGAAGATGTTTATGCTGCGGGTGACGTAACTGAAGTGTACAATCATTTTGAGAATAGCTATTGCAATATTCCAATACTTCCAAATGCTTACAGTGGCGGTTATTGTGCAGGCATTAACATGTCCGGTGGCGATATTAAGATGGATACAATTTATCCTATGAATTCTCTCCAAATCTTTGATGTCCAGATGATTACTATGGGATTACTAAGACCTTCTGAAAAAGATGAAGTGCTATATTTATTCAATTCCGAAAAGAAAATTTATAGAAAACTCGTAATTAGGGATGGAAAATTAATTGGTGCTGCACTCCTAGGAGATATTGACCGTGCGGGCATTCTAAACAATCTTATCCGAAACAACCTGGATATATCTTCTATAAAGGATGAGTTATTAAACAATAAAATTAATTTTTATGCCATTCCTCGCAAGATGAGAGAAGGCATAGTTAAATTATATACCGAGGGAATTAAATGA
- the leuS gene encoding leucine--tRNA ligase: protein MVLLEIEDKWQKRWEEAKIFYSDPNNKKKFFVNFPYPYVNGFMHLGHSFSLMRAEVFARYKRTCGYNAIFPFGFHATGTPIVAAAERVRDGEKSQIDILEKMEVPKELIPKFSDPEFWVTYFPEESIKDLKLLGLCVDWRRSFITTSLNPYYDKFIRWQFNKLKEKNFVVKGEHPVTWCPKCNNPIGDHARLEGEGITPEEIILLKFKFEGKILPAATYRVETVFGVTNMWMNPDVKYVEAEVDGEVWIISPVASDKLGNQKHEIKVIRELNAKELIGKSCVNPLTGEDIPILPATFVSPEIGTGVVMSVPSHAPYDYIALKDIQTNPSKYEVSEDLVKNITPISLIVVEDFGKNPAIDISEKMGISSQEDVDKLEEATNIIYKKEFHQGILNERTGKYKGIKVSDVKKVIVTDFTNDGVATLFHELPGKVVCRCLTQGVVKIVSDQWFLAYGSPEWKDLAKKCLAQMNIYPEKARKQFEYVLDWLKDWACTREFGLGTKLPWDEKWIIESLSDSTIYMAYYTLAKYFEDPSYKIDSEKLEDYFFDYIYLNRGNIEEVSPKSGLSKELISDMKKEFEYWYPFDFRNSGKDLIQNHLSFCIFNHAAIFPEELWPKGFGVNGWVLVDGEKMSKSKGNFYTIKQIVKMYGADAARITLMNGGEGLDDPNWDSEFARTVTDKLKNWQDFCIENYGKGRTEKLYIDRWFLSVLHKAIKETTEAMNDTNFRTALSKGFFDLQRDLKWYLKRCLNSPNKEVISEVIKAQTLMLTPFTPHICEEIWEKLGFEAFISNASWPEYKEEMIDKISEESEYYVEEVVNDIREIINVLSRGEQKILEKVEIFTSENWKWDLIEIIKTKDNMGEAIKVAMSNEDFRENGKDVNLIIQRCFKNRYFPERFNEKEVLKEAEAFLREEFKVNINIDPQEDPGNYRKKALPRKPGIHIYFK, encoded by the coding sequence ATTCATGCATTTAGGTCATTCTTTTTCCCTTATGAGGGCCGAAGTTTTTGCTAGATACAAAAGAACGTGTGGGTATAATGCAATCTTTCCTTTTGGATTTCATGCAACAGGTACACCCATAGTTGCAGCTGCCGAGAGAGTAAGAGATGGAGAAAAGTCCCAGATTGATATTCTAGAAAAGATGGAAGTTCCAAAAGAGTTAATTCCAAAATTTTCTGATCCAGAATTTTGGGTTACTTATTTTCCAGAAGAATCGATTAAAGATCTAAAGCTTCTGGGTCTTTGCGTTGACTGGAGAAGAAGCTTCATAACAACTTCACTTAATCCCTATTATGATAAATTTATCAGGTGGCAGTTTAACAAATTAAAAGAAAAAAACTTTGTTGTTAAAGGAGAGCACCCAGTTACCTGGTGTCCAAAATGCAATAATCCAATAGGCGATCATGCAAGGCTTGAAGGAGAAGGGATTACTCCGGAAGAAATAATCTTACTTAAATTCAAATTCGAGGGTAAGATACTGCCTGCGGCCACATATAGAGTTGAAACTGTATTTGGCGTCACAAATATGTGGATGAATCCAGATGTAAAATATGTAGAAGCAGAAGTTGACGGAGAAGTTTGGATTATCTCTCCCGTTGCTTCTGACAAACTAGGTAATCAAAAACATGAAATTAAGGTTATTAGAGAATTAAACGCTAAAGAGCTAATTGGAAAATCATGTGTAAATCCTCTGACTGGAGAAGATATCCCGATTCTTCCTGCAACTTTTGTTTCTCCTGAGATAGGAACAGGTGTTGTAATGTCTGTTCCTTCACACGCCCCATATGATTATATTGCATTAAAGGACATACAAACTAATCCATCAAAATACGAGGTTTCTGAAGATCTGGTCAAAAATATAACGCCGATATCATTGATAGTTGTAGAAGATTTTGGAAAAAATCCAGCGATTGATATCTCTGAAAAGATGGGAATTTCTTCCCAAGAAGACGTTGATAAACTTGAAGAAGCAACTAATATCATCTATAAGAAAGAATTTCATCAGGGTATATTAAACGAGAGAACTGGGAAATATAAGGGCATAAAAGTTTCTGATGTAAAGAAAGTAATTGTTACTGATTTTACTAATGATGGCGTTGCAACTCTATTTCACGAACTCCCTGGAAAAGTAGTATGTAGGTGCCTTACCCAAGGAGTAGTTAAAATAGTATCTGACCAGTGGTTTTTAGCATACGGAAGCCCAGAGTGGAAAGATCTGGCCAAGAAATGTCTAGCTCAGATGAACATTTATCCTGAAAAGGCTAGAAAACAGTTTGAGTACGTTCTTGATTGGTTAAAAGACTGGGCATGCACCAGAGAGTTTGGGCTTGGAACAAAACTCCCTTGGGATGAAAAGTGGATTATCGAATCACTATCAGATTCTACAATTTACATGGCGTATTATACTCTGGCAAAGTACTTTGAAGATCCATCTTACAAAATTGACTCCGAGAAACTTGAAGATTATTTCTTTGATTATATTTATTTGAATAGAGGCAACATAGAAGAAGTTTCTCCCAAAAGTGGATTATCCAAAGAACTAATTTCCGATATGAAGAAGGAGTTTGAGTATTGGTATCCTTTTGACTTTAGAAATAGTGGGAAAGATCTAATCCAGAATCATCTTTCTTTCTGTATTTTCAATCATGCTGCAATCTTTCCAGAAGAGCTCTGGCCTAAGGGATTTGGAGTTAATGGCTGGGTTCTTGTAGATGGAGAAAAGATGAGTAAATCCAAAGGTAACTTCTATACTATTAAACAAATTGTGAAGATGTACGGTGCTGATGCAGCAAGGATTACCCTAATGAATGGGGGAGAGGGACTAGATGACCCCAACTGGGACAGTGAATTTGCAAGAACTGTCACAGACAAATTAAAGAATTGGCAAGATTTCTGTATTGAAAACTACGGAAAAGGTAGAACTGAGAAGTTGTACATAGACAGATGGTTTTTATCTGTACTACACAAGGCCATAAAGGAAACAACTGAAGCTATGAATGATACTAATTTCAGGACAGCTCTCTCAAAAGGATTCTTTGATCTACAGAGAGACCTTAAATGGTATCTCAAGAGATGCCTTAACTCGCCTAACAAAGAAGTCATTTCTGAAGTCATTAAAGCTCAAACACTTATGCTGACCCCATTTACACCCCATATATGCGAGGAAATTTGGGAGAAACTAGGATTTGAAGCATTTATCTCAAATGCATCCTGGCCAGAATACAAGGAAGAAATGATAGACAAGATTTCTGAAGAAAGTGAATACTACGTTGAAGAAGTTGTTAATGATATAAGGGAAATAATAAATGTTCTCTCAAGAGGGGAGCAGAAGATTTTAGAAAAAGTTGAAATCTTTACATCAGAAAACTGGAAATGGGATCTTATCGAAATCATAAAGACAAAAGACAATATGGGTGAAGCAATTAAGGTCGCAATGTCAAATGAAGATTTCAGGGAAAACGGTAAGGATGTAAATCTCATAATCCAAAGGTGCTTTAAGAATAGATACTTCCCAGAAAGATTCAATGAAAAAGAAGTCTTGAAAGAAGCAGAAGCATTTCTAAGGGAAGAGTTCAAAGTAAATATTAACATAGACCCTCAAGAAGATCCTGGAAACTATAGAAAGAAGGCCCTACCAAGAAAACCAGGGATACATATCTATTTCAAATAA
- a CDS encoding MarC family protein, with the protein MLGTLIQLIILFFVVIDPLASFFVFYATSSTMVPKERQKTGVLAILIAVLLCFLVLILGQSLLELFSTTLDEFRIAGGIILTILGIKMVLGEPLINTHDKKENSARALASIIATPLITGPATIFTIIIASNDYGKVLTGIAVGIVLLVTVLLFLMSNKVKKVLGDTATQIAMTILGLVTLSWGVKFIILGIKNIF; encoded by the coding sequence ATGCTTGGAACATTAATACAGCTTATTATTTTATTCTTTGTTGTTATTGATCCTCTAGCAAGTTTCTTCGTCTTTTATGCCACTTCTTCAACAATGGTCCCAAAAGAAAGACAGAAGACAGGCGTTCTGGCTATATTAATTGCTGTTTTATTGTGTTTCTTGGTGCTTATCTTAGGTCAGAGTTTATTGGAACTATTCAGCACGACTCTGGATGAATTCAGGATAGCAGGAGGGATAATACTGACAATTCTCGGAATAAAAATGGTTCTAGGGGAACCTTTGATAAACACACATGACAAAAAAGAAAACTCTGCCCGAGCCTTAGCATCTATTATTGCAACACCCCTTATTACTGGACCCGCTACTATTTTCACAATTATTATAGCAAGTAACGATTATGGAAAAGTTCTGACAGGTATTGCTGTTGGTATTGTTCTCTTAGTAACGGTCTTATTATTCCTTATGTCTAATAAAGTGAAAAAAGTATTGGGTGACACGGCCACCCAAATTGCTATGACCATACTTGGGTTAGTAACACTTTCTTGGGGAGTGAAGTTCATAATCCTTGGGATAAAAAATATCTTCTAA